Proteins encoded by one window of Acetivibrio thermocellus ATCC 27405:
- a CDS encoding ABC transporter ATP-binding protein, with product MTNIEAKTSSSGYNSARKKDVLIEVKNLKQYFNIKTSLGKKATVKAVDDVTFEIYKGETLGLVGESGSGKTTLGRTILRIYEPTAGRVVFLGVDITKLGRGQLLPYRKKMQYIFQDPYASLDPRMTVSDIVGEALDIHRLVSSKKEREEKVRELLKMVGLNTEHASRYPHEFSGGQRQRIGIARAIAVEPEFIVCDEPVSALDVSIRAQIINTLEEMQERLNLTYLFISHDLGVVRHTCDRVGVMYLGHIVELVESEELYKNPLHPYTQALLTAIPRPNPEIAKKRNRIILKGEIPSPVNPPSGCKFRTRCPYAKDICAKEVPEFKDYGNGHYVACHFAGKL from the coding sequence ATGACAAACATTGAAGCAAAAACTTCTTCATCCGGCTATAATTCAGCCCGGAAAAAAGATGTTTTAATAGAAGTGAAAAATTTAAAGCAATATTTTAACATAAAAACCAGCCTTGGTAAAAAAGCCACAGTTAAAGCGGTGGATGATGTAACCTTTGAGATTTACAAAGGCGAAACCCTCGGACTCGTTGGCGAATCCGGTTCAGGTAAAACCACTTTGGGAAGGACAATTCTCAGGATTTATGAGCCTACAGCCGGGCGAGTTGTATTTTTGGGAGTTGATATAACCAAATTGGGAAGGGGACAGCTCCTTCCCTACAGGAAAAAAATGCAGTATATTTTTCAAGACCCTTACGCATCCCTCGACCCTCGTATGACCGTTTCGGATATTGTGGGCGAAGCACTGGATATTCATAGACTGGTTTCTTCCAAAAAAGAGAGGGAGGAAAAAGTCAGAGAACTGTTAAAAATGGTAGGACTTAATACCGAACACGCATCCCGTTATCCTCATGAATTTTCAGGAGGACAGCGCCAAAGAATCGGAATAGCCCGGGCTATCGCCGTAGAACCTGAATTTATCGTATGTGACGAGCCGGTATCCGCACTTGACGTTTCTATAAGGGCCCAGATAATTAACACGCTGGAAGAAATGCAGGAAAGGCTGAACCTGACCTACCTTTTCATCTCCCATGATTTGGGCGTGGTAAGGCATACATGTGACAGAGTAGGGGTCATGTACCTGGGACATATAGTGGAACTGGTGGAATCGGAAGAATTGTACAAAAATCCTCTCCATCCATACACTCAGGCACTATTGACGGCTATTCCCAGACCTAATCCTGAGATTGCCAAGAAAAGAAACAGAATTATCTTAAAGGGTGAAATCCCGTCACCGGTGAATCCGCCATCTGGCTGCAAGTTCAGAACCAGATGTCCCTATGCAAAGGATATCTGTGCAAAAGAAGTGCCCGAGTTCAAAGATTACGGAAACGGTCATTATGTAGCCTGCCATTTTGCAGGTAAATTATGA
- a CDS encoding ABC transporter ATP-binding protein has translation MSKELLKINDLKVSFFTPAGEVKAVNGISYTLEPGKVLGIVGESGSGKSVSSYSIMGLIDNPGKIVGGSIIFDGKDVSTMTKSERQNLAGNEIAMIFQDPMTCLNPVFTIGNQIAESLIHKYGRKISKKEIKERSIDLLKLVGINEPEKRLAQYPHEFSGGMRQRVMIAMALAGSPKLLIADEPTTALDVTIQAQILELLKDIQKKTGMAIILITHDLGIVADMADDIIVMYAGKIVEQGSVYSIFNNPRHPYTKGLLRSLPDLNKKGEKLIPIQGNPIDLLNLPQGCAFAPRCENCMKVCLKYAPKEYSIEDGHTVSCWLYDGMANNSTEVKNNDKH, from the coding sequence ATGAGTAAAGAATTGCTTAAAATAAATGATTTAAAAGTTTCCTTCTTCACACCGGCCGGAGAAGTTAAAGCCGTAAACGGAATCAGCTACACCCTTGAACCGGGAAAAGTCCTGGGAATAGTCGGTGAGTCGGGCTCCGGCAAAAGTGTGTCTTCCTATTCTATTATGGGATTAATTGACAACCCCGGCAAAATTGTCGGAGGAAGTATTATATTTGACGGCAAAGATGTTTCCACTATGACTAAATCAGAAAGGCAGAATCTTGCGGGAAATGAGATAGCAATGATATTTCAGGACCCTATGACCTGTTTAAATCCCGTTTTTACAATAGGAAACCAAATTGCGGAATCTTTAATCCACAAGTACGGCAGAAAAATTTCAAAAAAGGAAATAAAAGAACGTTCGATTGACTTGTTGAAATTGGTTGGCATAAACGAGCCTGAAAAACGCTTGGCTCAGTATCCTCATGAATTTTCAGGAGGTATGCGCCAAAGGGTAATGATTGCCATGGCTCTTGCCGGTTCGCCCAAACTTTTGATCGCCGATGAGCCGACAACTGCCCTTGATGTTACAATACAGGCTCAGATTTTAGAGCTTCTCAAAGATATTCAAAAAAAGACGGGAATGGCCATAATCCTCATAACCCATGACCTTGGTATAGTTGCCGACATGGCTGATGATATTATCGTTATGTACGCCGGAAAAATTGTCGAGCAGGGCTCTGTTTACAGTATATTTAATAACCCCCGTCATCCGTATACAAAAGGCTTGCTTCGTTCCCTGCCCGACCTCAATAAAAAAGGCGAAAAACTAATTCCTATTCAGGGAAATCCTATAGATCTGTTAAATCTGCCTCAAGGCTGTGCCTTTGCGCCAAGGTGCGAAAACTGCATGAAGGTCTGTTTAAAATATGCACCAAAAGAGTATTCAATTGAGGACGGACACACAGTCAGCTGTTGGCTGTACGATGGCATGGCCAATAATAGCACGGAGGTAAAGAATAATGACAAACATTGA
- a CDS encoding ABC transporter permease, whose translation MSDMIKSEILDEEILDEKVLDEEVLDEEVLDEEVLDEEVLDEKLFLPASDSEKATAEVMRPSVGYWKDAWRRLKANKVAMGSLVVILLVVLAAIIGPMLSPYEYDQINKGSENLPPNAQHIFGTDSLGRDLFTRTMIGARISLSVGIVAAIMISIIGILYGAISGYFGGWVDIVMMRIIDIVYSVPTILIVILLQVALKTPIDNFLNSASAPKFLKNLGVGLISIFFVLALLYWVDMARIVRGQILALKEQEFVLAAKVLGANNRRIIFKHLIPNCIGQIIVVATLKIPEAIFVESFLSFIGLGVSIPMASLGSLAQTALKGIYSYPYMLFFPAATISIIILSINLFGDGLRDALDPRMKK comes from the coding sequence ATGTCAGATATGATTAAATCGGAAATTTTAGACGAGGAAATTTTAGACGAGAAAGTTTTAGACGAGGAAGTTTTAGACGAGGAAGTTTTAGACGAGGAAGTTTTAGACGAGGAAGTTTTAGACGAAAAGCTTTTTCTGCCTGCATCGGACAGCGAAAAGGCAACAGCCGAAGTCATGCGTCCGTCGGTAGGATATTGGAAAGATGCCTGGAGAAGGCTTAAAGCAAATAAAGTCGCCATGGGTTCTCTGGTGGTTATACTGCTGGTCGTTCTGGCTGCAATAATCGGGCCCATGCTCTCACCTTACGAATATGATCAGATAAACAAAGGCAGTGAAAATCTGCCTCCAAACGCACAGCATATATTCGGTACTGACAGTCTGGGAAGGGATTTGTTTACCAGAACAATGATAGGTGCAAGAATCTCTCTTTCCGTCGGTATTGTTGCAGCCATCATGATATCAATAATCGGTATTCTGTACGGTGCAATCTCGGGATATTTCGGCGGCTGGGTTGATATTGTCATGATGAGAATCATAGACATTGTTTATTCAGTTCCGACCATACTTATAGTTATTTTGCTGCAGGTTGCCTTAAAGACACCGATAGACAATTTTTTAAATTCCGCCAGTGCTCCCAAATTTCTAAAAAACCTTGGTGTGGGGCTAATAAGTATATTCTTCGTTCTGGCCCTTCTTTACTGGGTGGATATGGCAAGGATAGTGCGCGGTCAGATCCTGGCACTAAAGGAGCAGGAGTTTGTTTTAGCTGCCAAGGTGCTTGGCGCAAACAACAGAAGAATTATTTTCAAGCATCTTATACCAAACTGCATTGGTCAGATTATAGTGGTAGCCACCTTAAAAATTCCTGAGGCGATTTTCGTGGAATCTTTCCTCAGCTTCATAGGGCTGGGTGTTTCAATACCCATGGCATCCCTTGGTTCTCTGGCACAGACTGCCCTGAAAGGTATATATTCATACCCGTACATGCTGTTTTTCCCTGCGGCTACCATCAGTATTATCATTCTGTCCATAAATCTTTTTGGTGACGGTCTGAGAGATGCTCTGGACCCAAGGATGAAAAAGTAG
- a CDS encoding ABC transporter permease produces MVKYILKRLLVSLLTLWIMFTLTFFLMHLTPGNPFLGDGKITTEILANLEAKYGLDKPLMVQYKMYAMNVLKGDLGESIKLSGQTVNEIIARKFPYSLKLGLFSSAIAIIMGTVLGTISALKKNTAVDKIIMIIVTIGIAVPSFVVATVSMVLFGVKLHLLPTVSLLDNFSSYILPGFALSFFPLSFITRLMRSSMLDVINQDYIRTARAKGLSETVVIFKHGLRNGILPVVTYAGPMIAGIVTGSFVIESIFSIPGLGSSFVTSITAKDYPTVMGVTIFYGALLIFMNFLVDIIYRFVDPRINITK; encoded by the coding sequence ATGGTTAAATACATTTTAAAAAGATTACTTGTATCACTTTTGACATTATGGATAATGTTTACGTTAACTTTTTTCCTTATGCATTTAACTCCCGGCAACCCGTTTTTGGGGGACGGAAAAATTACGACTGAAATACTGGCAAACCTGGAGGCTAAATACGGCCTGGACAAACCCCTGATGGTTCAATACAAAATGTATGCAATGAACGTTCTTAAAGGTGACTTGGGGGAATCAATAAAACTGTCGGGACAGACTGTCAATGAAATAATTGCCAGAAAGTTTCCCTATTCACTAAAGCTGGGGTTGTTCTCCAGTGCCATAGCCATAATTATGGGCACCGTTCTGGGAACAATAAGCGCGCTTAAGAAGAATACCGCCGTCGACAAAATAATTATGATCATTGTAACAATTGGAATTGCGGTCCCAAGCTTTGTAGTAGCCACAGTAAGTATGGTTTTATTCGGGGTAAAGCTGCATCTTTTACCTACAGTCAGCCTCCTCGACAACTTTTCAAGTTATATATTGCCCGGTTTTGCGCTGTCCTTCTTCCCCTTAAGCTTTATCACAAGGCTTATGCGCTCTTCAATGCTTGACGTTATAAACCAGGATTATATAAGAACGGCGCGGGCCAAAGGCTTGTCGGAAACAGTGGTAATTTTCAAACACGGTTTGAGAAACGGGATTCTTCCGGTGGTAACTTATGCCGGACCAATGATTGCCGGAATTGTAACAGGCTCTTTTGTAATCGAATCAATTTTCTCAATACCGGGCCTGGGAAGTTCTTTTGTAACAAGCATTACAGCAAAGGATTACCCCACGGTAATGGGAGTAACTATATTTTACGGTGCTCTGCTTATTTTTATGAACTTTTTGGTTGACATAATATATAGATTTGTCGACCCAAGAATTAATATCACCAAATAG
- a CDS encoding stalk domain-containing protein, which translates to MKILKRKTFLQIFALMGVFVLCSGVIAFGSSLTTEIKAILSREVTIKYEGEVQNMKDGLGNPVYPLMYNGTTYLPIRAVSNMLNIPIEWEAATKTVILGTEEKQPKSVLSFKAKSSNFASKVTDKGSLVIKGNSGEEIKYNDGICYKIWNATYSSSIDKAYKAEIGGKYSKLCFDAYIHAQEEYIGKKFKLVIYDVDDNSVRTKIEIVAGEIKELEVNIEGVNTIGFAADYDDSWGRGYTGMAYFFNPTVK; encoded by the coding sequence GTGAAAATATTGAAGAGAAAGACTTTTCTTCAAATTTTTGCTTTAATGGGTGTTTTTGTTCTGTGCAGCGGTGTTATAGCTTTCGGTTCTTCACTGACAACCGAAATCAAAGCAATATTAAGCCGTGAAGTTACAATCAAATATGAGGGTGAAGTCCAGAACATGAAAGACGGATTGGGGAATCCGGTATACCCTCTGATGTACAATGGCACTACTTATCTTCCCATCCGTGCAGTGAGCAACATGCTGAATATACCTATAGAATGGGAGGCTGCCACTAAAACTGTTATTCTTGGAACTGAAGAAAAACAGCCGAAAAGTGTATTAAGTTTTAAAGCAAAATCATCCAATTTTGCAAGTAAAGTAACAGATAAAGGTTCATTAGTGATAAAAGGTAATAGCGGAGAAGAAATAAAATATAATGATGGAATATGCTATAAAATTTGGAATGCAACATATTCCTCGTCAATTGATAAAGCATATAAAGCTGAAATAGGCGGCAAATATAGTAAATTGTGTTTTGATGCATATATTCATGCTCAAGAAGAATATATTGGTAAAAAATTCAAACTTGTTATTTACGATGTAGATGACAATAGTGTACGTACAAAAATAGAAATTGTTGCAGGAGAAATAAAAGAGTTGGAAGTTAATATAGAAGGAGTGAATACTATAGGGTTTGCAGCTGATTATGATGATTCTTGGGGCAGAGGTTACACAGGTATGGCATATTTCTTTAATCCAACTGTAAAATAA
- a CDS encoding MFS transporter codes for MYSLLLALIYLAFISLGLPDALLGSAWPTMYPVLEVPVSFAGIISMIIAGGTIVSSLNTNRVVRKFGTGLVTAVSVLMTAVALFGFSVSKTFWMLCLWSIPYGLGAGAVDSALNNFVALHYASRHMSWLHCFWGIGASVGPYIMSYCLTVKNSWESGYMTVGAFQIVLTVILFFSLPVWNKQAKIKKESQTEEPKHLKIHEALKIKGVKQVLIAFFSYCALETTAGLWASSYLVLHQGIEAKVAARWASLFYLGITFGRFLNGFVTDKLGNRNMIRIGLGIITIGLAAVILPVQIELVTLAGLVLIGIGCAPIYPCIIHETPKNFGAENSQAIIGIQMASAYTGSTFMPPIFGVLAKFTTISLYPVYLTFFLILMIVMTERLNRLVVSKESR; via the coding sequence ATGTATTCGTTGTTGTTGGCGCTTATTTATCTCGCTTTTATCAGTTTGGGACTGCCCGATGCACTTCTTGGCTCGGCCTGGCCTACCATGTACCCCGTGCTGGAAGTACCTGTTTCTTTTGCAGGCATAATATCTATGATTATTGCAGGGGGTACCATTGTCTCGAGTTTAAATACAAACCGGGTGGTTCGCAAATTTGGCACCGGACTTGTGACTGCTGTCAGTGTATTGATGACGGCGGTGGCTCTGTTTGGGTTTTCCGTTTCGAAAACTTTTTGGATGCTTTGCCTTTGGTCTATTCCATACGGTCTTGGAGCAGGTGCGGTGGATTCGGCCCTGAACAATTTTGTGGCACTTCATTATGCTTCCAGGCACATGAGTTGGCTGCACTGTTTTTGGGGTATAGGTGCGTCTGTTGGACCTTATATCATGAGTTATTGTCTGACAGTTAAGAACAGTTGGGAAAGTGGTTATATGACAGTAGGTGCTTTTCAAATCGTATTAACAGTTATTCTCTTTTTCAGTCTGCCTGTTTGGAACAAGCAGGCAAAGATCAAGAAGGAGAGTCAAACAGAGGAACCAAAGCATTTGAAAATTCATGAGGCATTAAAAATTAAAGGGGTTAAGCAGGTACTAATAGCGTTTTTCTCCTATTGTGCTCTCGAGACCACTGCAGGCTTGTGGGCCAGCAGTTATCTCGTGCTGCATCAGGGAATTGAGGCAAAAGTGGCTGCAAGATGGGCTTCTTTGTTTTATTTAGGTATTACTTTCGGGCGCTTTCTGAACGGTTTTGTTACTGACAAATTAGGGAACCGCAATATGATTCGCATAGGACTAGGTATTATAACCATAGGATTGGCAGCGGTGATTTTGCCGGTGCAAATTGAACTTGTAACGTTGGCAGGTTTGGTTTTAATCGGCATAGGATGCGCTCCTATCTATCCTTGCATCATACATGAGACACCAAAGAATTTTGGAGCGGAGAATTCTCAGGCTATTATCGGAATTCAGATGGCAAGTGCTTATACCGGTTCAACATTCATGCCGCCTATATTTGGTGTGCTGGCAAAATTTACAACGATTTCTTTATATCCGGTTTATTTGACATTCTTCCTGATTTTGATGATAGTAATGACGGAAAGGCTTAATCGTCTTGTAGTAAGTAAAGAGAGCAGATAA
- a CDS encoding EFR1 family ferrodoxin (N-terminal region resembles flavodoxins. C-terminal ferrodoxin region binds two 4Fe-4S clusters.): protein MKGCIIYFSGTGNTEYVARAIKQEFANSNILCDTYEVSKNSGFEDKYDFYVFGAPIYAEMFPPFYTEWVKKHLTKGNGRKCIVFSTQANTIACGPACLAKELKRIGFKIVIEDCIVMPNNYYIVAFKKFTEEQVNVALKKAKEQAKTIVDNFLNGKTYFTNVKGREIWAKPVFKLFMLWSRKWAKKNLVADMCKCTRCGLCQKQCPVNNIKVDKDSITFFENCVSCQRCVHRCPANAFLYKNKVIEQYRLPKEGHLGKI from the coding sequence ATGAAAGGATGCATAATATACTTTTCCGGCACCGGAAATACTGAGTATGTTGCAAGAGCAATAAAACAAGAATTTGCAAATAGCAATATACTCTGTGACACCTACGAGGTTTCTAAAAATTCAGGTTTTGAAGACAAATATGATTTTTACGTTTTTGGAGCTCCCATTTATGCTGAAATGTTTCCACCGTTTTATACAGAATGGGTTAAAAAACATTTAACAAAAGGAAACGGAAGAAAATGCATTGTTTTTTCCACTCAAGCAAACACCATTGCTTGCGGGCCTGCTTGCCTTGCCAAAGAGCTAAAGAGAATCGGCTTTAAAATCGTTATCGAAGATTGCATTGTAATGCCTAATAATTACTATATAGTTGCATTTAAAAAGTTTACCGAAGAGCAGGTCAATGTCGCTTTAAAGAAAGCAAAAGAACAAGCAAAAACAATTGTAGATAATTTTCTCAATGGCAAAACATATTTTACCAACGTCAAAGGAAGAGAAATATGGGCAAAGCCGGTTTTCAAGCTGTTTATGCTATGGTCCAGAAAATGGGCAAAAAAGAATCTTGTTGCTGATATGTGCAAGTGCACACGCTGTGGATTGTGTCAAAAACAATGTCCGGTAAATAATATCAAGGTAGACAAAGACAGTATTACATTCTTTGAGAATTGTGTTTCATGCCAAAGATGCGTACACAGGTGTCCCGCAAATGCTTTTCTGTACAAGAATAAAGTTATTGAACAATATAGATTGCCAAAAGAAGGACATTTGGGAAAAATATAA
- a CDS encoding GntR family transcriptional regulator, giving the protein MDIILSNMSDRPIYEQIYNQIKNAIISGELKEGDMLPSIRALAKDLRISVITTKRAYDELERDGYIYTVAGKGCYVAKKNMELIREEYLKRIEEHIREIQRLAKVCDLSRDDIFEMFSIIQKEE; this is encoded by the coding sequence TTGGATATCATATTAAGCAATATGAGCGACCGGCCTATATACGAGCAGATATATAATCAGATAAAAAACGCTATCATCTCGGGCGAGCTTAAAGAAGGAGACATGCTTCCGTCTATAAGGGCGCTTGCAAAAGACCTTCGCATCAGCGTCATTACCACTAAACGGGCTTACGATGAGCTGGAAAGGGACGGATACATTTACACTGTTGCGGGAAAAGGCTGTTATGTTGCGAAAAAGAATATGGAGCTTATTCGAGAGGAATACTTGAAAAGAATAGAGGAACATATTCGTGAAATACAGCGTCTTGCCAAAGTCTGTGATCTTTCCCGCGATGACATTTTTGAGATGTTTAGCATCATCCAGAAGGAGGAATAA
- a CDS encoding ABC transporter ATP-binding protein, producing the protein MNAIEIKNLSKSYPGFELRDINLELPAGSIMGLVGENGAGKTTTLKLIMNAISRDSGSVKVLGVDNQAKEFNAVKEDIGVVLDEAYFPEVLTPKHVGKVMKNTYRNWDDTCYYNFLERFKLPETKAFKDFSRGMKMKLAIAVAMSHRPKLLILDEATSGLDPIVRDEILDIFNDFTRDETHSVLLSSHIVSDLEKICDYIAFIHNGRLLFCEEKDKLLEEYAIVRMSKDDFEKLPKEAVKGKKVNKYGVEALVLKSAVSRMFNTEYTTLEDIILFLAKGDRKQ; encoded by the coding sequence ATGAATGCCATCGAAATCAAAAATTTAAGCAAGTCTTATCCGGGGTTTGAGCTTAGGGACATAAATCTTGAGCTTCCCGCCGGAAGCATCATGGGGCTTGTCGGTGAGAACGGAGCGGGTAAAACAACAACCCTCAAGCTGATTATGAATGCTATTTCACGAGACAGCGGAAGTGTGAAAGTCCTGGGCGTCGATAATCAGGCTAAAGAGTTCAACGCCGTTAAAGAGGATATAGGCGTGGTACTGGATGAAGCGTACTTTCCGGAAGTTCTGACACCGAAACATGTCGGGAAAGTCATGAAAAACACTTACCGCAACTGGGATGATACCTGTTATTACAATTTTTTGGAGAGATTCAAGCTGCCCGAGACGAAAGCATTTAAAGATTTTTCCCGAGGTATGAAAATGAAGCTGGCAATTGCAGTTGCCATGTCCCACAGGCCAAAGCTTTTGATACTGGACGAAGCCACCAGCGGCCTGGATCCCATTGTCCGCGACGAGATACTTGACATTTTCAATGACTTTACCCGCGATGAAACACATTCAGTGCTCCTGTCTTCCCATATAGTCAGCGATCTTGAAAAGATATGCGACTACATTGCTTTTATCCATAACGGAAGGCTGCTTTTCTGCGAAGAGAAGGATAAACTGTTGGAGGAATATGCCATTGTAAGGATGTCAAAGGACGACTTTGAAAAGTTGCCAAAAGAAGCGGTAAAGGGCAAAAAGGTCAACAAATATGGTGTTGAAGCCCTGGTTCTGAAATCTGCCGTTTCGCGCATGTTTAACACAGAATATACCACTTTGGAAGATATTATTTTATTCTTGGCGAAAGGAGACAGGAAACAATGA
- a CDS encoding ABC-2 transporter permease, giving the protein MKALLLKDFYTLIKQIKIFIIMIIIFAAIPGYSIAGFAMVYAAMLPITALAYDERSKWNSLALMMPYSDESMVGSKYVLGYIAAATVALFSIAVQIVMSLIKNTPFEMEQVLSVILIACIATIIQAINLPLMFKFGVEKGRLAFFALIVAVTCGVMVLGDRFLVSLSASYVNVVTAFVATVIFTLVVNLISIAISIKIYKKRE; this is encoded by the coding sequence ATGAAGGCATTACTCTTAAAAGACTTCTACACACTGATAAAGCAGATAAAAATTTTTATCATAATGATAATTATATTTGCAGCTATTCCCGGATATTCTATAGCCGGATTTGCCATGGTATATGCGGCTATGCTGCCGATTACGGCTCTGGCTTATGATGAACGCTCAAAGTGGAACAGTCTTGCGTTGATGATGCCATATTCGGATGAGAGCATGGTGGGAAGTAAATATGTCCTTGGATATATAGCTGCTGCTACTGTAGCTTTATTTTCGATAGCAGTACAAATTGTCATGAGTCTGATAAAAAATACACCTTTCGAGATGGAACAAGTCCTTTCCGTAATACTTATTGCCTGTATTGCAACTATCATTCAGGCAATAAATCTTCCCCTTATGTTCAAGTTTGGAGTAGAAAAAGGACGCCTTGCCTTTTTTGCCCTGATTGTAGCTGTAACATGTGGGGTAATGGTGCTTGGTGACAGATTTTTAGTATCCCTTTCGGCATCATATGTAAACGTTGTTACGGCATTCGTTGCAACTGTAATATTTACGTTGGTTGTAAATTTAATATCCATCGCAATATCGATAAAAATATATAAAAAGAGAGAATAA